TGCGCCACATCGAGGCATGGTCTACGGGGCGGGCGCCATGGCAAACCGCCCCGCCCGCTCCTCCGCCACGATCGATTGGCCGAAGAGCGTCGAGCCCACCGAACCCGCGTTCCTGAACCTTCGTTTTGCGGCGGTGGCCGACGGGATCTCTCGACCCGAGGTCGAGTCGAGCGTGCTCCACCTGCTCGACGAGCTGTCGCGGCACGGTGGCCAGTCGGGCGGCGCGTCGTTTCTCTGGTCCAGTGGTCACGACGTGGAGTGCTCCGTGGAGGGCCTCGTCCTTCCGCCAAAGGCGAGCACGTGGCTTCGCACGCGACTCCAGAGCCAATGGCGCAAAGCGCTCGTCGAGCTTCGACTGCATCAGGAGCTCGCGCCCGTGCGCGCCAACCAGCCCTCGCGAGGCGTCGCCGCGGAAGAGCATGCCGCGGGAGCGACCGAGGCGTCGGCGCTCGGCGCCTTCGAGCCGCTGACCCTTCGCCATCCCGACACGCACGAGGTGCTCGTGCTTCCTTGCATCGAGATCATGGTGGTGGCAGCCGGGGAAAACGCGACCGTGCGCTCCGCGGTCCGCGAATTCGGCGCGCGCTGGCTCGCGCGATTCCCTGACACGGCCCTCCTCTCGAAGGGGGGAGATCACAAGGCATATCGGGTATCGAGCGTCGCCCAGGCCCAGGCGTCGTGGTGCTCCCATTTCGACGCGAAAAATCGGCGGGTCGGGGGCGTGCATTCGCTCGCCGCCGGGGGAAATGTGCGCTCGCCCGAGCCCCCGACGCTCGTCGGGGAGCTCATGCCCGAAGGCGCCGCGGCGCGCGGGTGCCTTCCGATCGCGTGGGCATCGCGCCCTTCCGAGCTCGCGACCCTCGTGGACGAGCTCTGCGGAGGCCTCGAGCTCACCTCCGGTTGGTGTGGCATTTCGCAGTACGTCGGCCCCGACGGAGACGCGCAGCGATGGCTCGAGGACCAATGGGGGCCCCTGCGTGAACGAGGGCTCCCGAGTCATGCTTCGTGGATCCGCGATTTCCCGGGGATCACCGTGGGAGAGCCGTTCGTGTACTCGATCTGGGGCAATCAACCGTATCTGCTCCACGTCGGGTGGATCACGCTGCTCGGGCGTGATTTCGCGAGACGGATGAACCAGGAGCTCGCCTCGCTCGCGTCGGCCGTGGAGATGGCGTCTCTCCCGGGCGGCGTCGTTCGAATCCGCACCGGGGACGCGCCGAACGCGGGTGGCACCATCGACGACGGCCGCGAGCTTCGTGTCCGTGAGCGCGTCGGACGCGCGCTGCGATCGCTGCGCCTTCCGGATGATGATCTCGAGCACTTCGGCGTCCGGGCGCTCTCCGAAAGAGAGAACCGCGCCTATTATTTGCGCTTCTTCGGCGCGTGAGGCCCCTTCGGGGAACACGTCGGCCTCGCCCGGGGATCCCTGCCATCGCAAGCAGGCTCCGAGGCCGGTTGTGCGCTCGCGGCTAGTCGGCGAGCTGCCTGGCCCACGCGATGTAGACATCGTAGCGGGGGGGATACGCGACCGTGGACGGCTGGGCGGCGCGGCGCTGGAAGAGCTCCAGGGCGTGCGCGGCGAGGCCACGGCTGATCTCCGCCGCCTCCGACGCGGTGACGGCCGGCGGACCGGGCTCGTTCTTGAGGCGCCGCTCCGCGAAGGGGTGCGCGCCTTCGGCGACCTGGCGGAACACCTTGGCGGCCTTCCACGAGGCGATGGCGCAGAGATCGTCCACGTGGCTGTCCGCCCGCACCCAGGGCGAGCGCAGGTGCCCCGAGGCGTCGGCGATGGCGCGCAGGCGCAGCAGCGTGCGCTCGGCCTCGGCCGGCTCGTTCGAGGCGAGCAGGGCCTCGTAGCGCAGCGGCAAGAGATGCGGGATCGCCACGCCATACGCCAGCAGGATGTCGAGCATCGGCAGCGCCTCCGGGTAGGCGGCGCGCGAGACCAGGCGCGTCACCCAGCGCTCGATCACGCCCATGGCGCCCTCGCGCCAGAGCCCCACGCCCTGACGACACACGGGCACCACGCGCTGCACGAGCAGGCGATGGATACCCAGCACCTTCGTCGGGTTCTCGCGCAGGGCATCGCGCAGCCAGTAGAGCGCCTCCAGGCGCTCGAGGGGCATGGCGCTGGCCAGGAATTCGAGCGGTATCTTCACGAGCTCCACGGTCGAGAGCGCGCTCTTCTTCGCGAAGGCCTCGTGCTGCGCCGCCGGGATCGCGCCGCGGATGAACGGGTGCTCGCCGTGGATCGACTCGGCGAAGGAGGCAGAGCATCGACACGCGAGGGCCTCCAGCGCATCCGGCA
The DNA window shown above is from Sorangium aterium and carries:
- a CDS encoding type VI immunity family protein, whose amino-acid sequence is MANRPARSSATIDWPKSVEPTEPAFLNLRFAAVADGISRPEVESSVLHLLDELSRHGGQSGGASFLWSSGHDVECSVEGLVLPPKASTWLRTRLQSQWRKALVELRLHQELAPVRANQPSRGVAAEEHAAGATEASALGAFEPLTLRHPDTHEVLVLPCIEIMVVAAGENATVRSAVREFGARWLARFPDTALLSKGGDHKAYRVSSVAQAQASWCSHFDAKNRRVGGVHSLAAGGNVRSPEPPTLVGELMPEGAAARGCLPIAWASRPSELATLVDELCGGLELTSGWCGISQYVGPDGDAQRWLEDQWGPLRERGLPSHASWIRDFPGITVGEPFVYSIWGNQPYLLHVGWITLLGRDFARRMNQELASLASAVEMASLPGGVVRIRTGDAPNAGGTIDDGRELRVRERVGRALRSLRLPDDDLEHFGVRALSERENRAYYLRFFGA